A stretch of Geomonas oryzisoli DNA encodes these proteins:
- a CDS encoding CheR family methyltransferase, producing the protein MPPGAAEQGWNNFQYRFTPDDFARVRGFIYRNAGISLAPGKMDMVYSRLARRLRAREMENFAQYLDLVESGDLQEVEAFINALTTNMTSFFREPHHFRLLAERLRQRRDRKQVTIWSCASSSGEEPYSIAMTALDALPSGTGLSVLGTDIDTNVLSRGSEGIYPVDQLPKIPEPFRKRFFLRGEGSNEGFIRVKEELRRVVTFRRLNLLDEQWPMRGKFDFVFCRNVMIYFDRPTQLAVLERISRVLHPDGLLFVGHSESLHHAQELFRVCGNTTYALRS; encoded by the coding sequence GTGCCTCCCGGCGCTGCCGAGCAGGGGTGGAACAACTTCCAGTACCGCTTCACCCCTGACGACTTCGCCCGGGTGCGCGGCTTCATCTACCGCAACGCGGGGATCTCCCTCGCGCCGGGCAAGATGGACATGGTCTACAGCCGGCTGGCGCGCCGGCTGCGGGCCAGGGAGATGGAAAACTTTGCGCAGTACCTGGACCTGGTGGAAAGCGGCGACCTTCAGGAGGTGGAGGCGTTCATCAATGCCCTGACCACCAACATGACCTCCTTCTTCCGGGAACCGCACCACTTCCGGCTCCTTGCCGAGCGCCTGCGCCAGCGCCGGGACCGGAAGCAGGTGACCATCTGGAGCTGCGCCTCCTCCAGCGGCGAGGAGCCCTACTCCATCGCGATGACCGCGCTGGACGCGCTGCCTTCCGGGACCGGCCTGAGCGTACTGGGGACCGACATCGACACCAACGTGCTGAGCAGGGGGAGCGAGGGGATCTACCCGGTCGACCAGCTCCCCAAGATCCCGGAACCGTTCCGGAAGCGCTTCTTCCTCAGGGGGGAAGGGAGCAACGAGGGATTCATCAGGGTGAAGGAGGAGCTGCGCCGGGTGGTGACCTTCAGGCGGCTGAACCTTTTGGACGAGCAGTGGCCCATGCGGGGCAAATTCGACTTCGTCTTCTGTCGCAACGTGATGATCTATTTCGACAGACCGACGCAGCTCGCCGTGCTGGAGCGGATCTCCCGGGTCCTGCACCCGGACGGGCTCCTGTTCGTGGGGCACTCGGAGAGCCTGCATCACGCCCAGGAGCTGTTCCGGGTCTGCGGCAACACGACCTATGCCTTGAGGAGCTGA
- a CDS encoding chemotaxis protein CheW, with amino-acid sequence MTTPTGDNNSVDLNRFNGVFFEECAENLAEMEQILISLGDREPDHEQMNAIFRAAHSIKGGAGIFGFQDMTVVTHVMESLLDRLRNHEITFVPVMIDLFLEAGDAIAMQLAWHREGKAVDQEAIDRVRAKLQQAIEAGGGAASEPAAVAEQGAPPQEEALLPRRCRLAFTPDPEIFARGIRMESIISELEELAEPGEFDCTAQLAELPDLPDVDPERCITRWDFTLLTRASRDQLLDVFMFVADEEQLAIEEEPVDRRSTPAEPAPDATPVPPPGRRAYDNSETAPGAFGRRGGEAESSIRVNVTKVDQLVNQVGELLITQAMLSQIAVGLDPILHQTLQRGLAQLERNTRDLQGSVMSIRLVPISIVFNRFPRLVRELAAKLGKQVEFKTVGESTELDRGLIEKIADPLGHLVRNALDHGLETPDRRAACGKNQTGTLQLSASQVGGRIVIDVIDDGAGLNRDRILAKALECGIPCSEAMSDEEVWQLIFAAGFSTASEVTDLSGRGVGMDVVIKNVQAIGGRVQIASEAGRGARFTISLPLTLAILEGLSVAVGEEKFIIPLNVVIESLQPSAEQLKSVNGREVVQVRGEYLPILKLHRIFNLEAEVTEPQRGILVLVEADGERGAILVDALLDEQQVVVKSIETNYRRVEGSAGATILGDGRVALILDLPELFSMHKKL; translated from the coding sequence ATGACGACTCCCACAGGGGACAACAACAGCGTGGACCTGAACCGCTTCAACGGCGTGTTCTTCGAAGAATGCGCCGAGAACCTGGCCGAGATGGAGCAGATCCTCATCTCGCTGGGCGACCGGGAACCGGACCACGAGCAGATGAACGCGATCTTCCGCGCCGCCCACTCCATCAAGGGGGGGGCCGGGATCTTCGGCTTCCAGGACATGACCGTGGTGACCCACGTCATGGAGTCGCTGCTGGACCGGCTGAGAAATCACGAGATCACCTTTGTGCCGGTGATGATCGACCTCTTTCTGGAGGCGGGCGACGCCATCGCCATGCAGCTGGCCTGGCACCGCGAGGGGAAGGCGGTGGACCAGGAGGCGATCGACCGGGTGCGGGCCAAGCTGCAGCAGGCCATCGAGGCGGGCGGCGGCGCGGCATCGGAGCCCGCAGCCGTGGCCGAGCAGGGTGCGCCCCCGCAGGAGGAAGCGCTGCTGCCCCGGCGCTGCCGGCTTGCCTTCACCCCCGATCCGGAGATCTTCGCGAGGGGGATCCGGATGGAGAGCATCATCTCCGAGCTTGAAGAGCTGGCGGAACCGGGGGAGTTCGACTGCACCGCCCAGCTCGCAGAGCTCCCCGACCTGCCCGACGTCGACCCGGAGCGCTGCATCACCCGCTGGGACTTCACCCTCCTTACCAGGGCCAGTCGCGACCAGCTCCTGGACGTCTTCATGTTCGTGGCGGACGAGGAGCAGTTAGCCATCGAGGAGGAGCCGGTGGACCGGCGCAGCACGCCGGCAGAGCCGGCACCCGATGCGACACCGGTCCCTCCCCCCGGCAGACGCGCCTACGACAACAGCGAGACCGCCCCGGGCGCCTTCGGCAGGCGCGGCGGCGAGGCGGAGTCCTCCATCAGGGTCAATGTCACCAAGGTGGACCAGTTGGTGAACCAGGTCGGGGAGCTCCTGATCACCCAGGCGATGCTGAGCCAGATCGCGGTGGGACTCGACCCCATCCTGCACCAGACGCTGCAGCGGGGGCTCGCCCAGCTGGAGCGCAACACCCGCGACCTGCAGGGGAGCGTCATGTCGATCCGCCTGGTGCCTATCAGCATCGTCTTCAACCGGTTCCCGCGCCTGGTGCGCGAGCTGGCGGCCAAGCTCGGCAAGCAGGTCGAGTTCAAGACCGTCGGGGAGAGCACGGAGCTGGACCGGGGACTGATCGAGAAGATCGCCGATCCCCTGGGGCACCTGGTGCGCAACGCGCTGGACCACGGGCTGGAAACGCCGGACCGGCGGGCCGCCTGCGGCAAGAACCAGACGGGGACCCTGCAGCTTTCCGCCTCCCAGGTGGGGGGCAGGATCGTCATCGACGTGATCGACGACGGCGCCGGGCTGAACCGGGACAGGATCCTCGCCAAGGCGCTGGAGTGCGGCATCCCCTGCTCCGAGGCCATGAGCGACGAGGAGGTGTGGCAGCTCATCTTCGCCGCCGGTTTCTCCACGGCGAGCGAGGTGACCGACCTCTCCGGCCGCGGCGTGGGGATGGACGTGGTAATCAAAAACGTGCAGGCCATCGGCGGGCGGGTGCAGATCGCCTCCGAGGCGGGGCGCGGCGCGCGTTTCACCATCAGCCTCCCGCTCACCCTGGCCATCCTGGAGGGGCTCTCGGTCGCCGTCGGGGAGGAGAAATTCATCATCCCGCTCAACGTGGTGATCGAGTCGCTGCAGCCCAGCGCGGAGCAGCTGAAGAGCGTGAACGGCCGCGAGGTGGTCCAGGTGCGCGGCGAGTACCTCCCCATCCTGAAGCTGCACCGGATCTTCAACCTGGAGGCGGAGGTGACCGAGCCGCAACGGGGGATCCTGGTGCTGGTGGAGGCCGACGGGGAACGAGGGGCCATCCTGGTCGACGCCCTTTTGGACGAGCAGCAGGTCGTGGTGAAGAGCATCGAAACCAACTACCGCCGCGTCGAGGGGAGCGCCGGGGCGACCATCCTGGGGGACGGCCGCGTGGCGCTCATCCTCGACCTCCCCGAACTGTTCTCGATGCACAAGAAGCTGTAG
- a CDS encoding cache domain-containing protein yields MKLLKTAQDRISIPLLVSAIIVAVVMMVGNHLMLDQIREEAVRQANRQQESSMMAFWEQMNRRGGHFHIDNGKMILGDYYVLNGDNEIPDKIFCITGSRATIFMGDTRIATNVLKEDGTRAIGTKLTGPAYDAVFREGIRYRGEANILGAPYFTAYDPIRDQNGKVIGALFVGVKQSEYLARYDRINVKIGVINGTLATIFVVCAIILGLNRKRAETEIKRQLNFQQQIMDTIPSPIFSKDAQGRYNLCNKAFQSYVGLSSDQLMGRSVFDLWQPDLARKYHDMDQEIIDAPGIQIYESQVNYADGSVRDVIFHKAALRDDDGVAQGLVGVILDITERKAVEEESRRIEAQKHHSRMIESLMIQLNHDLNTPLTPLFALIPMIRAKVSDPGVERMLEICQQCVNQIQGLAGKAFDLVRISSSRPRLIPVSLCAAAESALNEVAQPLAQRGVICCNAIPADLQVLGSAEQLTLLFKNLLSNAARYAAQNGKVIIGAELKDTEVEVSVQDDGIGLDQEQLSHVFDEFYKADAARHDLNTQGLGLAICRRIVANHEGKLWATSAGANSGTTMFFTLKQAGAPGDGRD; encoded by the coding sequence GTGAAGTTGCTGAAGACGGCACAGGACAGGATATCGATACCGCTACTGGTGAGCGCGATCATCGTGGCGGTCGTCATGATGGTCGGGAACCACCTGATGCTCGACCAGATCCGCGAGGAGGCGGTGCGCCAGGCCAACCGGCAGCAGGAAAGCAGCATGATGGCGTTTTGGGAGCAGATGAACCGTCGCGGGGGGCACTTCCACATCGACAACGGCAAGATGATCCTCGGCGACTATTACGTCCTCAACGGCGACAACGAGATACCGGACAAGATCTTCTGCATCACCGGCAGCCGGGCGACCATCTTCATGGGGGACACCCGGATCGCCACCAACGTGCTCAAGGAGGACGGCACCAGGGCCATCGGGACCAAGCTGACCGGCCCGGCCTACGACGCCGTGTTCCGGGAGGGGATCCGATACCGTGGTGAGGCGAACATCCTGGGCGCCCCGTACTTCACCGCCTACGACCCGATCCGCGACCAGAACGGCAAGGTCATCGGCGCCCTGTTCGTGGGGGTCAAGCAGAGCGAGTACCTGGCCCGCTACGACCGCATCAACGTGAAGATCGGCGTCATCAACGGCACGCTGGCGACCATATTCGTAGTGTGCGCCATCATCCTGGGCCTGAACCGAAAGCGCGCCGAGACCGAGATCAAGAGGCAGTTGAACTTCCAGCAGCAGATCATGGACACCATACCGAGCCCCATCTTTTCCAAGGACGCCCAGGGGCGCTACAACCTGTGCAACAAGGCGTTCCAAAGCTATGTCGGGCTCAGCAGCGACCAGTTGATGGGGCGCTCGGTCTTCGACCTGTGGCAGCCGGACCTGGCCCGGAAGTACCACGACATGGACCAGGAGATCATAGACGCGCCGGGAATCCAGATCTATGAGTCACAGGTGAACTACGCCGACGGCAGCGTGCGCGACGTGATCTTCCACAAGGCCGCCCTCCGGGACGACGACGGCGTGGCCCAGGGACTGGTCGGGGTGATCCTGGACATCACCGAACGCAAGGCGGTCGAAGAGGAGAGCCGCCGCATCGAAGCCCAGAAGCATCACTCGCGCATGATCGAGTCCCTGATGATCCAGTTGAACCACGACCTGAACACGCCCCTTACCCCGCTGTTTGCCCTGATCCCCATGATCCGCGCCAAGGTGAGCGACCCGGGCGTGGAGCGGATGCTGGAGATCTGCCAGCAGTGCGTGAACCAGATCCAGGGGCTGGCCGGCAAGGCGTTCGACCTGGTGCGCATCTCGTCGAGCCGGCCCCGTCTGATCCCGGTGAGCCTGTGCGCGGCGGCCGAGAGCGCCCTGAACGAGGTGGCGCAGCCCCTGGCGCAGCGCGGCGTGATCTGCTGCAACGCGATCCCGGCCGATCTCCAGGTACTGGGATCTGCGGAGCAGCTCACACTGCTGTTCAAGAACCTGCTCAGCAACGCGGCGCGCTACGCCGCGCAAAACGGCAAGGTGATCATCGGCGCCGAGTTGAAGGACACGGAGGTCGAGGTGTCGGTCCAGGACGACGGCATCGGACTGGACCAGGAGCAGCTCAGCCACGTCTTCGACGAGTTCTACAAGGCGGACGCAGCGCGGCACGACCTGAACACGCAGGGGCTGGGGCTGGCCATCTGCCGGAGAATCGTGGCCAACCACGAGGGGAAGCTGTGGGCGACCAGCGCCGGGGCCAACAGCGGCACCACCATGTTCTTCACGCTGAAGCAGGCGGGGGCACCAGGTGACGGGCGGGACTGA
- a CDS encoding methyl-accepting chemotaxis protein, which translates to MKITRFKDWKILTKILSISIATIVMMVLGVMLYVLPFMQNKLMDEKIQATKSVVDVAYDVLTANQNAVKDGTKTLPQAQADALKQISQMRYQGSEYFWVNDLDTKVLMHPIKPELVGKTQYENKDPNGKRLYVEFVNVCKEKGEGVVDYMWAKPGSTVPVPKISYVMLMKEWGWIVGSGIYVDTVTVEMNKMKWQIIGGTALLAVVIFVFAWFVARRIKEPLDQAIAASKRIASGDLTAHIEVESKDETGELLASLKEMNEGLAHIVGDVRNGAESIATATEEIAAGNADLSQRTEEQASALEETASSMEELTSTVKQNADNAQAANQLAINASGVAVKGGDVINRVVRTMESITDSSKKISDIIGVIDGIAFQTNILALNAAVEAARAGEQGRGFAVVAAEVRSLAQRSAAAAKEIKALIEDSVSKVQDGSRLVEEAGRTTQDIVTSIKRVTDIMAEISAASLEQSSGIEQVNTAITQMDDVTQQNAALVEEAAAAAESLEDQAQQLVAVVARFTLEQGHKSAPPAAAEKRKLTHAAVRPKASEKKAKPVAMAAGVKAQERPARSSEAAEPDDDWKEF; encoded by the coding sequence ATGAAAATTACGCGATTCAAAGACTGGAAGATCCTGACCAAGATCCTGAGCATCTCGATAGCCACCATCGTCATGATGGTGCTCGGCGTGATGCTCTACGTGCTCCCCTTCATGCAGAACAAGCTGATGGACGAGAAGATCCAGGCCACCAAGTCGGTGGTCGACGTGGCCTACGACGTCCTGACCGCGAACCAGAACGCGGTGAAGGATGGGACCAAAACCCTGCCCCAGGCCCAGGCCGACGCCCTGAAGCAGATCTCCCAGATGAGGTACCAGGGCAGCGAGTACTTCTGGGTCAACGACCTGGACACCAAGGTGCTCATGCACCCGATCAAGCCGGAGCTGGTCGGCAAGACCCAGTACGAGAACAAGGACCCCAACGGCAAGAGGCTCTACGTCGAGTTCGTCAACGTCTGTAAAGAGAAGGGGGAAGGGGTGGTCGACTACATGTGGGCCAAGCCCGGCTCCACGGTCCCGGTCCCCAAGATCTCCTACGTGATGCTGATGAAAGAATGGGGCTGGATCGTGGGTAGCGGCATCTACGTCGACACCGTGACCGTCGAGATGAACAAGATGAAGTGGCAGATCATCGGCGGCACCGCGCTCCTGGCCGTGGTCATCTTCGTGTTCGCCTGGTTCGTCGCGCGCAGGATCAAGGAGCCCCTTGACCAGGCCATCGCCGCTTCCAAGCGCATCGCCTCGGGCGACCTCACCGCGCACATCGAAGTGGAGAGCAAGGACGAGACCGGCGAACTGCTCGCCTCCCTCAAGGAGATGAACGAGGGGCTGGCACACATCGTGGGCGACGTGAGAAACGGCGCCGAATCGATCGCCACCGCGACCGAGGAGATCGCGGCGGGCAACGCCGACCTCTCCCAGCGCACCGAGGAACAGGCGAGCGCCCTGGAGGAAACGGCCTCCAGCATGGAGGAGCTCACCTCGACGGTGAAACAGAACGCGGACAACGCCCAGGCCGCAAACCAGCTCGCCATCAACGCCAGCGGCGTGGCGGTCAAGGGGGGCGACGTGATCAACCGCGTGGTGCGCACCATGGAGAGCATCACCGACAGCTCCAAGAAGATCTCGGACATCATCGGCGTGATCGACGGCATCGCCTTCCAGACCAACATCCTGGCACTCAACGCAGCGGTCGAGGCGGCGCGCGCCGGCGAACAGGGAAGAGGTTTCGCCGTGGTCGCCGCCGAGGTGAGAAGTCTCGCCCAGAGAAGCGCCGCGGCGGCCAAGGAGATCAAGGCCCTCATCGAGGATTCGGTCTCCAAGGTCCAGGACGGCAGCCGGCTGGTCGAAGAGGCGGGACGCACCACCCAGGACATCGTCACCAGCATCAAGAGGGTGACCGACATCATGGCCGAGATCTCGGCGGCCTCGCTGGAGCAGTCCAGCGGCATCGAACAGGTCAACACCGCCATCACCCAGATGGACGACGTCACCCAGCAAAACGCCGCCCTGGTCGAGGAGGCGGCCGCAGCCGCGGAATCCCTCGAGGACCAGGCCCAGCAGCTGGTGGCGGTGGTGGCACGCTTCACCCTCGAGCAGGGGCACAAGAGCGCCCCCCCGGCCGCGGCGGAAAAGCGCAAGCTGACCCACGCCGCGGTACGCCCCAAGGCCTCCGAGAAGAAGGCGAAACCCGTAGCGATGGCAGCAGGGGTAAAAGCGCAGGAACGTCCCGCCCGGTCCTCCGAGGCCGCCGAGCCGGACGATGATTGGAAGGAGTTCTGA
- a CDS encoding chemotaxis protein CheW produces the protein MQTAQVNAVQQLATEAASEYLTFTLGDESYGIDILKVQEIRGYDCVTRIANTPPFIKGVINLRGVIVPIVDLRIKFNVGEATYHEFTVVIIINVLNKVVGIVVDGVSDVVALPAQSIKPPPELGASLDTRYITGLGTLNDEMLILVDIEKLIGSDELQIVDSTVENTQKEAVNL, from the coding sequence ATGCAGACGGCACAGGTCAACGCGGTGCAACAACTGGCGACGGAGGCGGCTTCGGAGTACCTCACCTTCACCCTGGGGGACGAAAGCTACGGCATCGACATACTCAAGGTACAGGAAATCAGGGGGTACGACTGTGTCACCCGCATCGCCAACACTCCCCCCTTCATCAAGGGGGTCATCAACCTGCGCGGGGTGATCGTCCCCATCGTCGACCTGCGCATCAAGTTCAACGTGGGCGAGGCGACCTACCACGAGTTCACCGTGGTGATCATCATCAACGTGCTGAACAAGGTGGTGGGGATCGTGGTGGACGGCGTCTCCGACGTGGTCGCGCTCCCCGCGCAGAGCATCAAGCCCCCTCCCGAGCTGGGTGCGTCCCTGGACACCCGCTACATCACCGGGCTTGGGACCCTGAACGACGAGATGCTGATCCTGGTGGACATCGAGAAATTGATCGGCAGCGACGAACTGCAGATCGTTGACAGTACCGTGGAGAATACTCAGAAAGAGGCGGTGAACCTATGA
- a CDS encoding protein-glutamate methylesterase/protein-glutamine glutaminase — protein sequence MPIKVLVIDDSALVRSLLTEIINATPDLRVVGTAPDPLAARQRIKELNPDVLTLDVEMPKMDGLAFLEKLMRLRPMPVVMVSSLTEKSSAVTLKALELGAFDFITKPKIDIRSGLLEYAEELTEKIRCARLSFRRRGSAPGGAAPVEAKLSADAVLPNRRQHFSTTEKVVAIGSSTGGTEALKTLLTALPADCPGILITQHMPETFTRTFAARLDGLCALAVKEAEQGERVLPGHAYIAPGNRHMMLARSGANYTIALDDGPPVSRHRPSVDVLFRSTANCAADNSLGIILTGMGDDGAAGMLEMHEAGARTLAQDEESCVVFGMPREAIARGGVDEVVPLSEMAGRLVGWLASHGKRSFRV from the coding sequence ATGCCCATCAAGGTGCTGGTTATAGACGACTCCGCCCTGGTCAGATCGCTTCTGACCGAGATCATCAACGCCACCCCCGACCTCAGGGTGGTGGGAACTGCGCCGGACCCTTTGGCGGCCCGGCAGCGCATCAAGGAACTCAACCCGGACGTGCTCACCCTGGACGTGGAGATGCCCAAGATGGACGGGCTCGCCTTCCTGGAAAAGCTGATGAGGCTGCGCCCCATGCCGGTGGTCATGGTTTCCTCCCTGACCGAGAAGAGCTCGGCGGTCACGCTGAAGGCGCTGGAGTTGGGCGCCTTCGACTTCATCACCAAGCCCAAGATCGACATCCGCAGCGGACTTTTGGAGTACGCCGAGGAGCTCACCGAGAAGATCCGCTGCGCCCGGCTCTCCTTCCGGAGAAGGGGGAGCGCCCCCGGGGGCGCCGCTCCGGTAGAGGCGAAGCTGAGCGCCGACGCGGTCCTGCCCAACCGCCGGCAGCACTTTTCCACCACGGAAAAGGTGGTGGCGATAGGCTCCTCGACCGGTGGCACCGAGGCGCTCAAGACCTTGCTGACCGCCCTCCCCGCGGACTGCCCCGGCATCCTGATCACCCAGCACATGCCGGAAACCTTCACCCGGACCTTCGCCGCCCGGCTGGACGGACTGTGCGCCCTGGCGGTCAAGGAAGCCGAGCAAGGGGAGCGGGTGCTCCCGGGACACGCCTACATCGCGCCGGGCAACCGGCACATGATGCTCGCCAGGAGCGGGGCCAACTACACCATCGCCCTCGATGACGGCCCGCCGGTCTCCCGACACCGCCCCTCGGTGGACGTGCTGTTCCGCTCCACCGCCAACTGCGCCGCCGACAACAGCCTCGGCATCATCCTGACCGGCATGGGAGACGACGGCGCCGCGGGGATGCTGGAGATGCACGAAGCCGGCGCGAGAACGCTGGCCCAGGACGAGGAAAGCTGCGTGGTGTTCGGCATGCCCCGCGAGGCGATCGCACGGGGAGGCGTCGACGAGGTGGTCCCCCTTTCCGAGATGGCGGGCCGCCTGGTGGGCTGGCTTGCCTCGCACGGCAAGCGCAGCTTCAGGGTGTGA
- a CDS encoding STAS domain-containing protein produces the protein MHQFLVERLNEVTVNNSPEAAIDLARVSDIDACGCQLLALFMESLKRRGTTPVLAAVPATVRERIESLGFRDLLALQPEP, from the coding sequence TTGCACCAGTTCCTCGTGGAGCGCCTCAACGAGGTGACGGTGAACAACTCCCCTGAAGCGGCGATCGACCTTGCCCGGGTGAGCGACATCGATGCCTGCGGCTGCCAACTGCTCGCGCTTTTCATGGAAAGCCTGAAGCGCCGCGGCACGACACCGGTCCTGGCCGCAGTGCCCGCCACGGTCAGGGAGCGGATCGAATCCCTCGGTTTTCGGGATCTTCTGGCGCTGCAGCCCGAGCCGTGA
- a CDS encoding histidine kinase, whose amino-acid sequence MPHKKKKGANRPPDGARLSYFDPEFNTVAVKIVAGEFYATGDPVAITTVLGSCVSVCLYDPELGIGGMNHFMLPEVAQGESTLPCSGACNDSAQSCARYGTCAMRRLLHQLELLGANRKRLAAKIFGAGRVMDSSTDIGGNNAAFAVDYLKKHGIPIIASDLGECCPRKVVFFPKTGRALVKRMRALHAGRH is encoded by the coding sequence GTGCCGCACAAGAAGAAAAAAGGGGCAAACCGGCCGCCGGACGGCGCCAGGCTCAGCTACTTCGACCCGGAGTTCAACACGGTGGCGGTAAAGATCGTCGCCGGGGAGTTCTACGCCACCGGCGACCCCGTGGCCATCACCACCGTGCTGGGCTCCTGCGTCTCGGTCTGCCTCTACGACCCGGAACTGGGCATCGGCGGGATGAACCACTTCATGCTGCCGGAAGTGGCGCAGGGGGAGAGCACCCTTCCCTGCTCGGGGGCCTGCAACGACAGCGCGCAAAGCTGCGCCCGCTACGGCACCTGCGCCATGCGGCGCCTGCTGCACCAGCTGGAGCTCCTGGGCGCCAACCGCAAGCGGCTGGCGGCCAAGATCTTCGGAGCCGGGCGGGTCATGGACAGCAGCACCGACATCGGCGGCAACAACGCCGCATTCGCAGTCGATTACTTGAAGAAACACGGGATCCCGATCATCGCCTCGGACCTTGGGGAGTGCTGCCCCAGGAAGGTGGTGTTCTTTCCCAAAACCGGGCGCGCCCTGGTCAAGAGGATGCGCGCCCTGCACGCAGGAAGACACTGA